ATGTTTCTTCTTTTTGCTGATTATCAGTTTTGTTATTGGTTGTGGGTTTAATGTTTTGATTAGTTCTTGGACTTGAAACTGGTTTATTGGCTAGGTTTTGGGTTTAGAAAGAAGCTTTGTGATTAATTACAGTGATTTGAtggtaattaataatttgatattcTCGTATGGATCATTTGAACTTACAAAAGAATCTTATGTATGCGGTGACTGCTGTGTGCACCTTTGAAAATTGTGTATATCTGGCGGGTTGGTgacttgtaaatttttttttgctggCCCAATACTTGTGGTCTTTTACAAAAGCCGATATTCGGTCCAACTAATATTTAAACCCGACTTTGCAGTCTACTAAGGTTGTATGGATTGGGGAAGTATTTGCTGGTGATCTTTCTCTTTTACATTTTATCATTCTTCAAGTATAAATCAAATTTGTGATTATTTATGATTGATGTTTGatataaattatttgagaaattttaaaaattttctcatatGTGATAAAGTTTTGTGAATTCATGTAATGTATGCtacattaatattaatattttcaattagTGAAGTCCACTTATTgaccatttaaattttaatggtAAAAAGTTTGTTACTAGACATCTACATGAGAACTTGTTATCTTACTCAGTTTTCGCAAAGGCTAGACAAAActttttaagtatttattaCAAAATAGTTAGTATCATCTAATATAATCGATAGATTTGTCCTTGTCCGTTTGTGATTGTTATAGTCGTATGAATATCATAAAAAATCTTTTCGAGCTACTAGTTTGTTAAACAATGTGTTGAAGGAATGACTTATTTAGAATTCCTATATTGTGGAATAAAGCTTGTTGaataagatataatttttatggCTTATAGAGGAAGATATTTAAGGATTTGTCATTGTCTTACTTAATCTCGTTAAAGGCTCGCTTGAAATGCATATATCTGAATTGacaaaacatataattttaGTTGCATATCTAGGTCCCCGATAgctttataaataaaaattatctcGACTAATAGTTTCAAGCAAAAATCAGTTATCTTTAAGATTAGAAATTTTTTGAGGTCAAAATTTGGGAATAAGCTATGAATCAAAATTGCAGTAGGGGTTAATTGgtgttgaattatttaatttacttgGACATTAGTTTTGAAAAATTAGCCATCcatattatttactaaattaaatttatataagctAGAAAGTTAAAggtaaatttaatattatcttattatttgtttgaaaaaattattatatacatTTAGGCATATAAATATGCATGGGtagtttaaaaaatcaaaatcgaaaCCTGATCACATAGTTTTTCTAAAATAGCTCGAGATCAAGCCATAAAGAACCTGACAAGCTAAAAGCTGTGGGGTTTTGTAGGCTCAATCAGTTGTTTCCGTTCAGCGGTTTAATTGTGCACCTCTGGTATCCCGGTCTATTCAATCTGGTTATTTTTTGTTATACTGTTGTCTTGAGATGCCCATCCTGATTTAGTTGGCGAAGTTGTGAATGGAAGTTGATACCAAAGTTCTGCGAGAAGTTATGCTTTTCTAGAGAACATATTACAGAGCTTTACCCTCTAATGATTATCTGTTTTGGATTATGGCTTAGTGACAATAAAAATTTGGTCCATTAACCAAGTTAGGGATTACCTAGTTTCAAAAAGTCTTTTTAcctaaataaaatttgtaaatgaTCTTTGTGGTATTAGTTATCACTTTGTTCAAGTTGTTATCTACAGGTCCCTCGACCAGTAGTGAATTGACTTTTTtctcaataataaatatatgtaattaTTCAGTAGTTAAACAAGCTGTTTGAACTATTTGTGAATTTTTACAGAACGGTTTTATAACATCTATCACAACTATTGCATGGTCTTGCAGACCCTGCGAGTGATGCTAACCAGGCGAGCAAGGAGGAGGTGGATTCACGGTCTGTCTTTGTTGGCAATGTGAGTACCACCAAatgtctaaaattttatttgtgagTGATGCATTTATCTTCTTGGATCTATATTTCctctaatttttattgtgatcaTTTTTTTACTGAATTTTTACTACCTTTGCATTCATTGTTTTATTGAGACCATTTTTCCTGCTATTTTATCCCTTGGTTTGGCGGCAACATTGTCCAATCTTTTGTTCTGAGAACCAAtctttcttttataattttgcAACAATCTTTGTCCTCCTTTCATTTTTCAACCAAGCATTGCATATGTGCTGGCAACATTTAGTTTCTTGAGGCAAGATAATTCTTTAATGccattttttcttattattgtGGTAGATGTTTGGTTGATTGAGGAGTTGAATTATAGGGATTCTAGAGTGCACAGTGAAGGCTTCACATCTCCAAATGCCAATTTTCTGTTTTTGTTGGCATGAGAATGTGGATAATTAGTGTAGTTTGATGAGCTTGTGAGAAATATTTTAAGGATAAATCCTTTTTAGTCTCTTGTTTTATTGCATTTTTCTGATTTATTCCCTCGTTTTTCAGTTGTCCCAACTTAGTccattttttgtaatttttcccCATTTAGTCATTCGGTTAACTTCACAGTTAAAAATGACGGAAAGTAAGCATACGACTTAATGATTATTCCCTTTTTAGTTCTCCATTTTATCGCATTTTTCTGATTTAGTCCCTCATTTTTTCAAGTGTCCGGAGTTAGTCCTTcattttacataattttctcGTTTTAGTTTCTTGATAACTATACGgtaaaagaaaaacagaaaaataAGCACTTAACTCATATTGACTGTTTGAATCAATCAAAAGCACTCATCTTTGTCATAAAATCGAAAtacatttttcttgaaaaatcataaatcaagcGAATGATAACCTAACACCCCCCAGGCCCTTCCCACAGTCACCAAAACTTTCATCTTCTGCCTTTGGTGGTAGTTCTTGcctttcaattttttatatacactgactcaatttttctgtttttcaatttttcacaATTACATtcatagatttttttaaaaacctaCGTGTGTACGTGTTTCATTTAGTTAAAAAACTAAGACTAAATTgggaaaaatacataaaatgaaGGACTAAGTCGGGACAATTGAAAAACGAGGGACTAAATCGGGAAAGTGAAGAATCAAATAGGGAATTATCCTCTGAAATTCCGTTCATTTAACACTCAAAGGACTAAATCCGGAAAACAAACGATAAATGGAGGATCAATTTGGGAAAATTGGAAAATGGAGGACTAAATCGGGAATATGATATGAAACGAGGGACTAAAAAGGGAATTATCCCCAATAATAATTGTTAATGGGCAAAAGACCACAATTATGTGTCTTGTAGATTCATGATATTTGTGTAAGATCTCGGAGGAATTTGGTTTTGATCGGGTGTGTTTGGCAAAACGGTATCACCCGAAGCCCAGAGTTGGCACACGTAGCTGCAACAAATGGCATCAATTTGACCAAAACTTGGGAGTTCCACACTCCTTAGAGCTTGCTTCAATTCAGCACCGCAATGCCTCTTGTTCTTTCTCTCCCCTTCAGCAATTTGTCAGGATCCTGCACGGTCGGGCTCAAAGAATTTTCTGTACTTAGGGTCTCGCGATCCTCATGCTCGGTCTGTATTTTGAGATCTCCGGCAACCGTGTCTTCGGTTTCTTCTTCATCATTGTGGTGAGTTTTCTCAGGGTTACCGATTTGTGATTCCTCTCTGAAACTCCACGCAGAAATCTTAGTATTGCCGTTGAGGAATCCTTCCAGCAGCACTTGTGGTTTGAATTCCATTTTGTCTCCCAAGGTAATTGATCGATTTTCAGTCCTTCCATCTTTCACTTCCTCCTTCCCATCCTCAGTTAGGCCGCCCCGTACCACACGCATGGATTGCTGCATCATTGTCCTGATTCCTCTTTAAATTTCAGATTGTCAGCCACCATTTCTTCCACCTTTACTTCTGTTGTTTTAAACCTCTGCTGCGACACACGTTCCTGCTCGTCAAAGAGAAGTACCAGCTTTTTAAGTCCCTCATATTCGGCATCTGATTCTGTGGTCGTCATCTCCCCCTTCGATCAGGTCCGGCAGGTCGGACCAATTGATTTGTTCACAAATAATAGTGCGAAGAAAACATGAACTTAGCATATCGAATGTTGAACATCGAAAACTAGAACTGAAAATGACAACTCTCCAGACTCCAATTACAATTATAACTCCCCAATTACAATCATGAACTAAAACAGAGAAAATGAGAAAGATACTACCCCCTACTCGCCTCTCACAAGGAAATTCTCAATCTCCTGCTAGCACTCAACAGAAGCAAAAATATGCTGAATATTTTTACCTCCAACCCTGCCTTATATTATTTCCATTTTTTCTCCCAAAAACTTTCCACTTGCCCAAGTCATGGCTTCTAAAATATTCTTTACAATTGAAATAATAGTCTAGGCTCAAAATATTTAAGCCTATAACAGGGTGAGTCTCTGTTTCTTCAATATTTTGTATGCCACATGTTCTTCATTTTGTTGAAGTGAAGTGCCCCTATATTAAACATACAGTTGTAGATCTTTCTTCGTATTTAAGCCTACAACTCTGAATTCATATATGTTCTATCATTGCTTTTGAAGTTTTAATGCTCAACATGTTTCAAGATCGATGATCTGTGTTATGTTATGAACGTAATATGAGAGACTTCTGAACTTGGATTTATTTTATTGCGATTCTTTGATTGGAGATCTTATGgttttttcctttgattttcatgCTTCTTCAGTTGTTGCCAGATCATGTGTCTCTGTGTAGCATTGGAGCTAACTGTGTATACTGATGGCGAAAAGGACTTCTTGTACCATCGATTAGGCTTGCCTAGAATCTAGATAGTCCTTGTACTCACATATTTGTAAAATGATATGTATTCAGAGAAGGGGGAGCGAAAAAATGTATCTGAAGTAATGttctcaaaaaagaaaaaaagaggaaAAGAAACAGTAAAAATgtctcaagaaaaaaaatactaagaaagaaaagaaaagaaacgaaaagaaaaagaagaaagaaaagaacgaagagaaaaaaaaatgcaagtGGGATGTTAAATGTGTCTCTTGGGTTTCGTGTTATTCTTAGGCGATTAATTTTTCAATTACGCTGTGCGACATGCCCCCGTGGGGTCATGTTATTCTTAGGTGACTAGTTTTTCATTTATATATGTGTAATATTCCCCTGGAGTCATGATATTCGGAAGAAGACAAATGCGTGTGCATTTGAAGAGTGAAGGCTGGTGATTGACATACTCGATTTTTTACCAAGTTTAATTACTGAGGGTGCTGGTGGACAAGATGTCTGAGATTTGATTGGATATAGAACCTGATGTGGTGAGGTGTTACTCTGATGTGGCATTTTTCTTCTTTGTCCTCATTTTACTAGTATCAATGTGAAAGAgctaatttaaaattgttttttgtttCTTGAATACTGTCTCTAAACAACTAAAAGAAGATGAATCAATCCGTCTTCCTTGAGGATTACACCAGTATGCAGAGTATTGCATTACTGTTACCTTCCTGAAGCTTTTAATTCCttgaaggaaattaagaataattTGAACCTTGGCACTATCTAACATCACATTTACTTTTAGCACAATGCATGTAGAATGAGTTTCAGTATTGTATCTCGAGTTACATGAACGTGAACCATTTGATCAGGGGAGAGTCAAGGTGAACTATGTGGCTCTTCTCCCACTAATATTACCAATAGATTAATTTGGTTTACAATCATACCATGAAGATTACTTGTGGTTTGACTCAAAGGTAAACTAACAAAACTGAGATatgtttccaaaaaaaaatccaagtgAAAATTATTCAACAGTGTAGTTGAATTTGACGTGCAATTTGAAGTTAGTGTTTGCTGATTGAGTAGATTGGGGTTTCTCCACATGATTGATGAAAGAGATGGTATGTAATCAATTCACTTGGGGTCACCTGCGCCAGGCTTTATAACTCTCAACTACTACTAGTCCCGAACAAGAATTCACTGGAAGTGTTTTGGAGATGAAGATGGAAAATGGTTTGTGTGCTTCATTTACATGACGGATGGTCTAGATACCTAGAGAATTTGAAAAATTACCCCTTAGTACTGCTTCACAGAAAATGTGTTTTACTTGCTTGATTTCTTTTTTTCAGTTGAATATGATTACTATTGCATTTTGAATCCTGGACACGTGACCATGTATGACTTTTggcaaattattttttatatctttaCAGTAATAAATGCTTTTAGTATTATAAGAGCTGTAAATTATTCACTTGCTTATTTGGTGAgcttctttttaatttttgtaacgAGAATTGACACgaaaatttgaagttttttgTTCAAAGCAGACATTTATTTAATGACTAGTTTTGTTTTGAACTTGCGTTTGCATGGATAATTTTGGGTTTCCTATAGTTTGTTTGGTACTGTAGATTCAGAGAATAGGCAATGATGAGAACGATGTGTTGGCAATACAGTTTTCCGGATTTGATTATACTGCCTGTTGTTTGTATCAACTGTACGACTCTTAATGTCTCTTCTGCTCTTTGCTTTTCCTTTCTTGCATAGGATCAAACTTTGtggagaaaatcacattttCTTGAAACCTTTTTTTCACTGGCTTGCCACTTAATGAATCTGATATCTTAGGTCGATTATGCATGCACTCCCGAGGAAGTTCAGCAGCATTTCCAAGCATGTGGAACTGTTAATCGTGTTACTATTTTGACTGATAAATTTGGCCAGCCCAAGGGCTTTGCATACGTGGAGTTTCTCGAACAAGAAGCTGTTCAAGAGGCTCTCCAGCTGAATGAATCTGAACTACATGGTCGCCAATTGAAGGTCCAAGAATTTTCCTTGAAAACCATTTATTTTACAGATGATGTACCTAATCTTCCCGAGGTGCTTTTAGTAATCACATTTATGTTTTGGCTGTATTATAACTTTTCTGTGTACttcatattttatgtttaaaggtAATGGCAAAAAGAACCAATGTTCCTGGCATGAAACAATATCGTGGAAGGCGATTCAATCCTGCACTAGCGTATGGATTCAGGAGGCCATATTTACCCCCTAGTTTCCATTCTCCTTATGGTTATGGGTGAGTTGTACCGTCTGATTTGCTCATGTAATCACTAATAATGGATTCAAGATGAGTATCTTATGTTTTAACATTGCTGCAGCAAGTTTCCAAGGTTCAGGCGGCCAATGCGCTACATGCCTTATTACTAAATTCAAGTGCATGTCGAAAGTCACTTTGCCAGATGGACAAAGCTATCTATCCATCCATCCCGCTTACTCGATATTCTGTGTTACTTCTAGAGAGGCACTTTGCAAGATGGAGAAAGGTATCCCGCTTATTCAATAAACTATCTTACACCTATCGAGACATTAGAAGGTAGCTCTATCTGGGATACTTGTTCTAGACATCTGAAGGTAGTGCGAGCAAATGACACCTATCGAATACATTAAGCTATCATCTACACAACTTTCGAACTTACTATCATTTTTCGATTTCAGACGGTGGTTGTGTTTACTTACCTATGTTCGGAGATTTATACCATTATCTAGTCAAGTTCATGTTTCAGTGAGATTTAATGTTTCAGTGAGGTGGTATTTAAATGAGTTTATGTCGAGGAGATTTTCAGAACCGAGTTTCATCTAAGGTCTCCAACTCGATCAAAATTTGTAATCGTGTAAACTGGGACGTAGAAACACTTGG
This window of the Primulina huaijiensis isolate GDHJ02 chromosome 3, ASM1229523v2, whole genome shotgun sequence genome carries:
- the LOC140974148 gene encoding polyadenylate-binding protein 2-like, with translation MDEEEHEVYGGEIPDEDADADVDMTAADGDAAAKELDEMKKRLKEMEEEAAALREMQAKVEKEMGTVQDPASDANQASKEEVDSRSVFVGNVDYACTPEEVQQHFQACGTVNRVTILTDKFGQPKGFAYVEFLEQEAVQEALQLNESELHGRQLKVMAKRTNVPGMKQYRGRRFNPALAYGFRRPYLPPSFHSPYGYGKFPRFRRPMRYMPYY